ATGAAATTTCACTTGAAACCTCCGGTCATGTTGCCAGATATCATTTCTGGAGGTTTCTTCATGTCTACCAGCCCCTGAAAAACCAGTTTGTCAATAATTCAGACAAAAGTTCaacatattatatattttgaagcTCGGTAAAAGAAGCATACAGCAAGGACAAATCCCCAATTAGCTACAGGACCCCAAAAGTGAGTTGTTTTGGGACCAACAGGACTGTTTAAAAATGCTTTGAAGGAAGCCATAGCTAAGTATTAAGACAAACCTGCATAGTCATAGAACAGCATTAACATTTAGAATCTAATTGAACTAATTGGATCCATGACAATTATGACTGTCAGGCAAATTAGGATCTTTGCAAGGCCATTTTGTAAATGGCCAGGAAATACAGTTGTGTTAAGCATCACCCGGTAGAAATGGATGCTATTTGTTAGAGGTGTAACTTGG
This genomic interval from Primulina eburnea isolate SZY01 unplaced genomic scaffold, ASM2296580v1 ctg1459_ERROPOS7100000, whole genome shotgun sequence contains the following:
- the LOC140820797 gene encoding mitochondrial pyruvate carrier 1 isoform X3, which gives rise to MASFKAFLNSPVGPKTTHFWGPVANWGFVLAGLVDMKKPPEMISGNMTGAMCMYSALFMRFAWMVQPRNYLLLACHASNESVQLYQLSRWAKGQG